CCAGCAGGTCCTCGCCCCGGAAGCGCACCTCGCCGCCCACCACGCGGCCGGGCGGCTGGGGAACGAGCCGCATCACCGACAGCGCCGTGAGGCTCTTGCCGCAGCCGCTCTCCCCCACCACCCCCAGCGTGCCGCCGGGAGGAACGGTGAAGGACACGCCGTCCACCGCGCGCACCGTGCCGCGCGGGAGCGACAGCTGGGTGACGAGCCCCCGCACGTCCAGAAGCGGGGCACCGGCGGAGGCCCCGGGGGACGGCGCGGCTCCGGTCACTTCTGGGCCAGCTCCTCCAGGAACTCCGCCTCCTGGATGAGCCCCTTGCGGATGAGCAGGCGGATGAGGCTCGCGACCATGCGCGCGGGCTTCACCTTCTCCGTGTCCAGGCTGGCCTCTTCACCGCGCGAGATGCGGTCGATGTCGTCCAGCACCGCCAGGTCCTCCTCGGAGAAGTCCGGCTTGGGCGTGAGCGCCACGGACGGCTTCACGCCCTGCGCGGCGCCTCCGAAGAGCACCACCGGCACGCGCGGCTTGCTCGGGTCCTCCGGCTCCGCGGCGGGCGGAGGCGGCGGACGGGCCGCGGCGGGCGGAGGCGGCGGACGCGGGGCCTTGGGGACCTTGGGACGGGGCGTGGAGCCCAGGATGTCCTCCAGCACCTCGGCGCCGTCGGCTCCCGACTCGTTGGGCGGCGGCGGCGGCAGGTCCCAGTCCAACGTCGGCGGCGCGGGCGGACGCGGCGGCGTGGGCGCGCGCGCGGCGGCCGGAGGCGACGGCGGCGACGGCAGGATGTCCGGCGAATCGTCTTCGTCCATGTCCATCGGTTCAGCCTCCACGATGTCCAGGGGCTCGCCCCGTCCGCGAGAGAGTGCCTGCTCCATGTCGTCCGGCGCGGCGACGAACACCTTGAGCGGCTTGCGCAGCTGGAAGCGCAGCTCGTCCACCAGCATCAGGTTGCCCGGGTCCTCCACCGCGACGTGGACCTTCTCGCTGCGGCCGTCCTGCTCCGCCGCGAAGAGGAGCACCCGGTGCTCGGACTGGAAGTCCATGGACACCAGCGAGGACACCGCATGCGGGATGTACTCGGGGATCTCCACGAACGGCAGCTCGTGCTGCGCCGCCAGCGCCCGCGCGATGTCCCGGCCCGTGCACAGGCCCATGGACACCAGCACCTCACCCAGCTTGCGGCCCTGGCCGCGCCTTCCCGACGCGAGGGCCTGCTTCACCTGCTCGTCCGTCACCACTCCGGCCTGGACGAGGAGTTCACCAATCTTCTTGCGCATGGCCGGGGGCTACCGCTTGACCTTGGCGAGGTATTCCTCGCGGGAGAAAACGCCCTTCTCGATGAGCAGCTCCACCATGGCCTTCAGCGCCGCGACCTCCTTGCGCTGGACCTCCTCCACGCTCTTGAGCAGGTCCGCGGGGCTGCCGGACGGGGCCTGACGGGGGGGCTCCGCCGGAGGGGCCTGACGGGGGGGCGGAGCGGCGGCCGGCTTGGGGGACATGGCGACGGCGGCGGCCGGGTCCAGGTCCTTGAGGTTCTTCACGACGGTGCGGCCCTGCGCGTCCACCACCTTGAAGTTGGTGTCCGCGTCCTCCAGCTCCGCCGTCTCCTCGTAGAGGCGCGCGAACGCCCGCGCCACGGA
The sequence above is drawn from the Corallococcus sp. NCRR genome and encodes:
- a CDS encoding general secretion pathway protein GspE, which codes for MRKKIGELLVQAGVVTDEQVKQALASGRRGQGRKLGEVLVSMGLCTGRDIARALAAQHELPFVEIPEYIPHAVSSLVSMDFQSEHRVLLFAAEQDGRSEKVHVAVEDPGNLMLVDELRFQLRKPLKVFVAAPDDMEQALSRGRGEPLDIVEAEPMDMDEDDSPDILPSPPSPPAAARAPTPPRPPAPPTLDWDLPPPPPNESGADGAEVLEDILGSTPRPKVPKAPRPPPPPAAARPPPPPAAEPEDPSKPRVPVVLFGGAAQGVKPSVALTPKPDFSEEDLAVLDDIDRISRGEEASLDTEKVKPARMVASLIRLLIRKGLIQEAEFLEELAQK